The sequence GGGTGGATCTTCGCCTTTGTTCATACTTTTTTTTGCCGAGTCTCGCGCCAACCTGCTACCATTCGTCCAAAGTTGGTAGTAAATTCGCTCCAACCAATTAGAGTTCCGACTCTTTGCTCCTCCCAAGAAGCGGAAAGAACCCCGTAGGTAATTCCCAAAACTCCCAAGCCAAATAGCCCCATATTAACAAGCAGTACTAGCAGGGGAGGAAATTTGATATCAGCATAAATAATCAGCAAATAGCTGACAACCAAAGTCAAAATACCCAATATAGTAGGTACTCCACATAACCAGGCTACACGTCTAACCATGCGCTGGCTAACAACTTGGGGAATAGCCATTTCTTCCTTAGTAAAAGGAGGCTTTCTTTGTGCTTCCTCGTTGGGTTCTTCCTTGACAATTGGTGTTTGAGCCTTAGCTTTGGGGGGCTTTTGGCGTTTTTTATTTGGTTCAAAAGGTAAGCGGTTGCGTTCGGATTCGGCAGACATAATCAGCGACTCTATTATTTACCCACGTATACCGAGACTGCGAATCAAAGTTTTATAACGTTCGCGGTCTCCACTTTGAATATAAGACAAAAGACGCTTACGTTGACCAATCATCTTCAACAATCCGCGACGGGAGGAATGGTCTTTTTTATTCGCTTGCAGATGTTTGCTCAAACGGTTAATCCGTTCGGTAAGCATCGCAACTTGTACCTCAGAAGAACCAGTATCGGTTTCGTGGACTTGATATTGTGAGATTAACTCTTGCTTTTTTTCTTGTGTTAGCATAAACCAACTTTATTTTCTTTAATCTAGGCAGCAGTTTCTAATATTATCACAGGCATTTGGCTGTGAGATGAATTGTGCTGGGAAGATGGGGAGATGGGGAGATTAGAATATAAATGCTAATTTTAAAACTATTTTATACATGGGTAATCGGTACGCGAATCTTACCTTATACGGGGTTGAGCAAGATGAGTTGATAGATTATCTATCTGAAATTGGTTCGGATAGCTAGGTGTCTCCTACAGAAAATTAATTTACGACAATTTAAGATTCTAGTTTTGAAGTAAATGCACAGAGCTTTGGAAATGATGGGGATTTAGAGAGACAGTAGAGAATTATTATCTACTATCGGAAGCGACGGCTATCAAAATGGCTTGCAATTGCACGATACAGGACAAATAATTAGCATATGCCGTACAATTATTTCCAATAGTATTTAGATGTCCTATTTTAGAAACGCAGCTACAAGCCGATAATTGTATAGCCGAAATAAAAAATAACTGATAATTGATAAACTGCACCCCAGCTAATTGTATCTTTAAGGAACACTGGAGAACTAAAAAACCAATTATTTCACTTCATTAGTACGTAATATTTGATTTAAAGTTATGCGAGCTTCATTTAAAGGTAAATGCCTTGGCTTACCTTCAATTACGATTTGAAACTCGCTATTATCTGGGCCATCTCCAAAACCAGATATAAGCTTGCGGTGAAAAGCTTCATCAGCAAGCCGCCGAATCTCATCTCTAAGAACAGCTTTATCGGTACTCATTTGCTGTCACCTAATTCTTTAATATTTACTAATATACAGTTATAACATCACATTACTACTTTCTTAAGTAATAAATTTCTTATTATTTGCATTAATCTAAAGTTGCAAAGCATTTATTTACATTTATTAATTTTATTTAGCATTTTTTTATATTAAATTTGATTTGCTTCTATTAAAACCCTTTATTAAGTTATAGAGATGTAGCAGTGTTAGATATTTCTGCTGAAGTTTGAACTACGCCTACGGTAAATGCCGAAAAATAACCAGTTAAAATTAATAATAAAAACCAGTATTTGCCTGTTTCAAAGAAATTCTTAAAACCTTGCTAAATAGTTATTAATAAAGCCATTAACCAACAATATTAGCTATTTTTAGTCTTTTCACTTTAAAATCTGAACTCATCTTAAAAACCGAGTTTCCTTGTGAACAAGAAACCCGGCTTATTTAAACTTATTTGAATTATGTTAGCTGAGAATAAATAACATCTATGATGCAAGACTAAAACAACTAACGACTAATTACTAGAACCTTGATAAATTCGATTCATTTGTTCTCTGGATAAACGTGTCATGGGGAAACCCAGATTTTCGTAATTACTTTGATCTATTACTGGTTCGGTTACTTCTTCAGTTTCATACTCGTTTATCTGGCTTTGAGGTGTAATATAAGCATGACTTTCTGGATCGTATGCTAATATTTCTCCGGTTTCAATTTGATAAATCCATGCGTAGATTTTAATTTGCTTTTGATAAAGTTTGGAGTGAATTAGAGGATAGGTACGTAAATTATCTATTTGCGTCAAGACGTTTTCAGCCACCATGATTTCTAATAAATCTTCCTCTTCATATTTGCTGTAATGGTCTAAAACCAAACGTCTAGTAGCTTCAGCATATTTAAGCCAATCAAACACCAAAGGCATGTCTGATTGTAATTTATTTAGCTTCATCAGTCCTTTCATCGCGCCGCAATGAGAATGACCGCAGATAATTATTTGGTTAATACATAAAGCTTGTACCGCATATTCAATCGTCGCCCCTTCACCACCATTTGTGGCTCCATAGGGAGGAATAATATTACCAGCATTACGGATAACAAATAATTCTCCTACCCCAGCTTGAGTAATTAGATTAGGGTCTACGCGAGAATCGGAGCAAGTAATAAATAATACTCTAGGCTTTTGACCGTGGGAAAGTTGTTCAAATAATTCTCTATGGGTGCTGTAATAATTAGCTTTAAATTCACGCAGACCCTTTACTAGTTTTTTCATTTTATCTTTGTAGTGGAAAAGTGAGGCAGGGGAGATAAGGAGACAAGGGGAGAGGGAGAGATAAGGGGATGAGGAGAGGATGGTAAATTTTCAACATGCGATCGCATTACTTCGTCACCTCATCATCTTTGACCTTAAACCTTTGACCTAATATTCACCTTCTCACATTTCGGGGGTATTCTGCTCTAGATTTTTAGACTTTAACGGCACATCCAAAATAATCTATTTCCACATCTAACACCGGACGAGCCATTTGTTCAACATATACGACTGGCTGACAGTCGGTGATTTGAGATAATTGTTCTGCTGCCGCTAATTCTATACCAAAATGCTTCTGAAACAATGTTTTAGTTTCAGTAAAAGCTGCATACAGATTATTTCTATCTGCCTTTCCACGTTTACCAAAATAGGGAAAATGGTGAATAAATCTACCGAACAACATTTCACAGTCTTGTGCATACTTCATTGTGTCGAGAATATGACAGTGCCAAACTTTAT comes from Rivularia sp. PCC 7116 and encodes:
- a CDS encoding PAM68 family protein produces the protein MSAESERNRLPFEPNKKRQKPPKAKAQTPIVKEEPNEEAQRKPPFTKEEMAIPQVVSQRMVRRVAWLCGVPTILGILTLVVSYLLIIYADIKFPPLLVLLVNMGLFGLGVLGITYGVLSASWEEQRVGTLIGWSEFTTNFGRMVAGWRETRQKKV
- the rpsO gene encoding 30S ribosomal protein S15; amino-acid sequence: MLTQEKKQELISQYQVHETDTGSSEVQVAMLTERINRLSKHLQANKKDHSSRRGLLKMIGQRKRLLSYIQSGDRERYKTLIRSLGIRG
- a CDS encoding carbonic anhydrase — translated: MKKLVKGLREFKANYYSTHRELFEQLSHGQKPRVLFITCSDSRVDPNLITQAGVGELFVIRNAGNIIPPYGATNGGEGATIEYAVQALCINQIIICGHSHCGAMKGLMKLNKLQSDMPLVFDWLKYAEATRRLVLDHYSKYEEEDLLEIMVAENVLTQIDNLRTYPLIHSKLYQKQIKIYAWIYQIETGEILAYDPESHAYITPQSQINEYETEEVTEPVIDQSNYENLGFPMTRLSREQMNRIYQGSSN
- a CDS encoding glycine-rich domain-containing protein-like; amino-acid sequence: MLSTQSGLSQELQLFTDKLQQLDLKAIAYQLMDSDEGEKWTYEQTNRAIYHYSAFLCLIHLYPKHKLVPTQEIDKVWHCHILDTMKYAQDCEMLFGRFIHHFPYFGKRGKADRNNLYAAFTETKTLFQKHFGIELAAAEQLSQITDCQPVVYVEQMARPVLDVEIDYFGCAVKV